In Carassius carassius chromosome 7, fCarCar2.1, whole genome shotgun sequence, one genomic interval encodes:
- the LOC132143911 gene encoding rho guanine nucleotide exchange factor 7-like isoform X1, which yields MNSAEQTITWLITLGVLESPKKTLSDPEGFLQASLRDGVVLCKLLERLRPGSVNTIYQDPRKDECLCNIREFVKGCALLYHIEVFEANDLLQGQNFSKVLNCLVALNKATSESGGESNSVCSRHSSSLRIKSFDSINCSSTHRRSSRLKYNQYRSLDMSENSAPQVLVKARFNFQQTNEDELSFNKGDIIQVTRQEEGGWWEGSVNGKSGWFPSNYVKEIKGSDKPVSPKSGTLKSPPKGFETTNYCKTYYNVVVQNIVQTETEYCKELQTLLSTYLRALQPTDRLSVSDISHIMGNLEEISSFQQTLVHSLEESVKVPESQQRIGGFFLSLVPQMRSLYVTYCSNHPSAVTVLTQHSEELGEFMESKGANSPGILTLTTGLSKPFLRLEKYPTLLKEMERHMEVLHPDYPDIQKSMTVFKSLAAQCQEVRKRKELELQILMESIRGWEGEAIKTLGSVLYMSQVLIQNHGAEEKNERYLLLFPHVLLMLSASPRMSGFIYQGKLPLTGMTVNKIEDSDTAKNVFEISGNMIERIQVICNNQQDLQDWVDHLHRQTKRTSTCNLKPQSVPCHTLPSHPLTPSRHSESRGVSGSPVYHTLPPLSSLGTPLSGMMWGPLEPPKTQKPWSLSCLRPAPPLKPSAALCYKEVPLNCVPKSRKLLPKRKPERKPSDEEFPVRKSTVALEEDAQILKVIEAYCTSAKTRQTLNSTWQGTDLMHNHVLADVDQSCVDAVGCRSSGFPSFDQSEDSDYDSIWITHNNRMGSLSRSRKDSGPHMLFPEEEKIIVEETKSNGQTVIEERSLVDTVYALRDEVQELKQDNKRMKRTLEEEQKARKELEKIVRKVLKSMNDPSWDETNL from the exons ATGAATTCGGCTGAACAGACCATCACATGGTTAATAACGCTGGGTGTCCTGGAATCACCCAAAAAGACGCTATCGGACCCTGAAGGCTTTTTGCAGGCATCTCTCAGAGATGGAGTGGTTTTGTGTAAATTACTGGAGAGGTTGCGACCCGGTTCGGTTAACACG ATCTACCAGGACCCGCGGAAAGACGAGTGTCTGTGTAATATCAGAGAGTTTGTGAAAGGCTGTGCGTTATTATATCACATAGAG GTATTTGAGGCCAATGATTTGCTTCAGGGACAGAACTTCTCAAAGGTCTTGAATTGTTTGGTTGCACTTAACAAAGCAACATCAG AATCCGGTGGTGAGAGTAATTCTGTGTGTTCTCGTCACTCGTCTTCTCTGCGGATCAAGTCCTTTGACTCGATCAACTGTTCGTCCACTCACAGGAGATCATCCAGACTCAAGTACAACCAGTACCGCAGTCTG GACATGTCTGAAAACAGCGCCCCTCAGGTGCTGGTGAAAGCACGCTTTAACTTCCAGCAGACCAATGAAGATGAGCTGTCCTTCAATAAGGGTGACATCATCCAGGTGACACGGCAGGAAGAGGGCGGCTGGTGGGAGGGGTCTGTCAATGGCAAATCCGGCTGGTTTCCTAGCAACTATGTCAAAGAGATCAAAGGCTCTG ACAAACCTGTGTCACCTAAGTCTGGTACGCTGAAGAGTCCACCCAAAGGCTTTGAGACCACTAACTACTGCAAGACGTACTATAATGTG GTGGTTCAGAATATTGTACAAACCGAGACAGAATACTGCAAAGAGCTGCAGACTCTCCTCTCAACGTATCTGAGAGCATTACAGCCCACTGACAG GCTCAGTGTGTCAGATATCAGTCACATCATGGGGAATCTAGAGGAGATCAGCTCATTTCAGCAGACACTGGTGCATTCACTGGAGGAAAGCGTCAA AGTTCCAGAGAGTCAGCAGAGAATAGGTGGCTTCTTCCTGTCCCTCGTTCCTCAGATGAGGAGCCTGTATGTGACCTACTGCTCCAATCATCCATCTGCGGTTACCGTTCTCACTCAACACAG TGAGGAATTAGGAGAGTTTATGGAAAGTAAAGGTGCAAACAGCCCAGGGATCCTCACACTCACCACGGGCCTGAGCAAACCCTTCCTGAGACTGGAGAAATACCCCACACTACTGAAAGAGATGGAGCGCCACATGGAG GTGCTTCATCCAGATTATCCAGACATTCAGAAGAGCATGACAGTATTTAAAAGTCTCGCA GCCCAGTGTCAGGAAGTGAGGAAGAGGAAGGAACTGGAGCTGCAGATTCTGATGGAGTCTATTCGGGGCTGGGAAGGGGAGGCCATTAAGACCCTGGGCTCTGTCCTCTACATGTCTCAAGTCCTCATCCAGAACCACGGCGCTGAG GAGAAGAATGAGCGATACCTTTTGCTGTTTCCTCATGTACTTCTCATGTTGTCTGCTAGTCCTCGAATGAGTGGTTTCATCTACCAG GGGAAGTTGCCTCTGACTGGAATGACTGTAAATAAAATAGAGGACAGTGACACCGCAAAAAATGTTTTCGAAATATCTG GAAATATGATCGAGCGGATCCAGGTGATCTGTAATAACCAGCAAGATCTTCAGGATTGGGTGGATCATCTACATCGGCAAACCAAACGCACTTCAACCTGCAACTTGAAACCACAGAGTGTTCCCTGCCATACG CTGCCGTCTCACCCTCTCACCCCGTCCAGACACTCAGAGAGTCGAGGGGTGAGCGGCTCTCCAGTCTACCACACTCTTCCTCCCCTCTCTTCACTTGGAACCCCTCTCAGCGGTATGATGTGGGGACCCCTCGAACCTCCCAAAACCCAGAAGCCCTGGAGTCTCAGCTGTCTCCGACCTGCGCCGCCCCTAAAACCCTCAGCTGCCTTGTGTTACAAAGAGGTACCTTTGAACTGTGT TCCCAAAAGCAGGAAGCTTCTGCCCAAACGTAAACCTGAGAGGAAGCCATCTGATGAGGAATTTCCTGTGAGAAAAA GTACTGTAGCTCTGGAGGAGGATGCTCAGATCCTGAAAGTGATCGAAGCATACTGCACAAGCGCTAAAACACGGCAAACACTAAACTCAA CATGGCAGGGCACTGATTTGATGCATAATCATGTGCTGGCTGATGTTGACCAATCGTGTGTGGATGCTGTGGGTTGCCGTAGCAGCGGATTTCCTTCCTTTGATCAATCTGAAGACTCGGACTATGACAGTATATGGATAACTCACAATAACAGAATGGGTTCTTTGTCCC GCTCAAGGAAGGATTCAGGGCCACATATGCTTTTTCCTGAAGAGGAGAAAATTATTGTGGAAGAGACAAAGAGCAATGGCCAAACTGTAATCGAAGAAAG GAGTTTGGTGGATACAGTTTATGCCTTAAGGGATGAGGTTCAAGAACTTAAGCAG GACAACAAGAGAATGAAGCGCACTCTTGAGGAAGAACAAAAGGCACGGAAAGAACTGGAGAAGATTGTCAGGAAAGTGTTAAAGAGTATGAACGACCCATCCTGGGATGAGACTAATTTGTGA
- the LOC132143911 gene encoding rho guanine nucleotide exchange factor 7-like isoform X3, which translates to MNSAEQTITWLITLGVLESPKKTLSDPEGFLQASLRDGVVLCKLLERLRPGSVNTIYQDPRKDECLCNIREFVKGCALLYHIEVFEANDLLQGQNFSKVLNCLVALNKATSESGGESNSVCSRHSSSLRIKSFDSINCSSTHRRSSRLKYNQYRSLDMSENSAPQVLVKARFNFQQTNEDELSFNKGDIIQVTRQEEGGWWEGSVNGKSGWFPSNYVKEIKGSDKPVSPKSGTLKSPPKGFETTNYCKTYYNVVVQNIVQTETEYCKELQTLLSTYLRALQPTDRLSVSDISHIMGNLEEISSFQQTLVHSLEESVKVPESQQRIGGFFLSLVPQMRSLYVTYCSNHPSAVTVLTQHSEELGEFMESKGANSPGILTLTTGLSKPFLRLEKYPTLLKEMERHMEVLHPDYPDIQKSMTVFKSLAAQCQEVRKRKELELQILMESIRGWEGEAIKTLGSVLYMSQVLIQNHGAEEKNERYLLLFPHVLLMLSASPRMSGFIYQGKLPLTGMTVNKIEDSDTAKNVFEISGNMIERIQVICNNQQDLQDWVDHLHRQTKRTSTCNLKPQSVPCHTLPSHPLTPSRHSESRGVSGSPVYHTLPPLSSLGTPLSGMMWGPLEPPKTQKPWSLSCLRPAPPLKPSAALCYKEVPLNCVPKSRKLLPKRKPERKPSDEEFPVRKSTVALEEDAQILKVIEAYCTSAKTRQTLNSSSRKDSGPHMLFPEEEKIIVEETKSNGQTVIEERSLVDTVYALRDEVQELKQDNKRMKRTLEEEQKARKELEKIVRKVLKSMNDPSWDETNL; encoded by the exons ATGAATTCGGCTGAACAGACCATCACATGGTTAATAACGCTGGGTGTCCTGGAATCACCCAAAAAGACGCTATCGGACCCTGAAGGCTTTTTGCAGGCATCTCTCAGAGATGGAGTGGTTTTGTGTAAATTACTGGAGAGGTTGCGACCCGGTTCGGTTAACACG ATCTACCAGGACCCGCGGAAAGACGAGTGTCTGTGTAATATCAGAGAGTTTGTGAAAGGCTGTGCGTTATTATATCACATAGAG GTATTTGAGGCCAATGATTTGCTTCAGGGACAGAACTTCTCAAAGGTCTTGAATTGTTTGGTTGCACTTAACAAAGCAACATCAG AATCCGGTGGTGAGAGTAATTCTGTGTGTTCTCGTCACTCGTCTTCTCTGCGGATCAAGTCCTTTGACTCGATCAACTGTTCGTCCACTCACAGGAGATCATCCAGACTCAAGTACAACCAGTACCGCAGTCTG GACATGTCTGAAAACAGCGCCCCTCAGGTGCTGGTGAAAGCACGCTTTAACTTCCAGCAGACCAATGAAGATGAGCTGTCCTTCAATAAGGGTGACATCATCCAGGTGACACGGCAGGAAGAGGGCGGCTGGTGGGAGGGGTCTGTCAATGGCAAATCCGGCTGGTTTCCTAGCAACTATGTCAAAGAGATCAAAGGCTCTG ACAAACCTGTGTCACCTAAGTCTGGTACGCTGAAGAGTCCACCCAAAGGCTTTGAGACCACTAACTACTGCAAGACGTACTATAATGTG GTGGTTCAGAATATTGTACAAACCGAGACAGAATACTGCAAAGAGCTGCAGACTCTCCTCTCAACGTATCTGAGAGCATTACAGCCCACTGACAG GCTCAGTGTGTCAGATATCAGTCACATCATGGGGAATCTAGAGGAGATCAGCTCATTTCAGCAGACACTGGTGCATTCACTGGAGGAAAGCGTCAA AGTTCCAGAGAGTCAGCAGAGAATAGGTGGCTTCTTCCTGTCCCTCGTTCCTCAGATGAGGAGCCTGTATGTGACCTACTGCTCCAATCATCCATCTGCGGTTACCGTTCTCACTCAACACAG TGAGGAATTAGGAGAGTTTATGGAAAGTAAAGGTGCAAACAGCCCAGGGATCCTCACACTCACCACGGGCCTGAGCAAACCCTTCCTGAGACTGGAGAAATACCCCACACTACTGAAAGAGATGGAGCGCCACATGGAG GTGCTTCATCCAGATTATCCAGACATTCAGAAGAGCATGACAGTATTTAAAAGTCTCGCA GCCCAGTGTCAGGAAGTGAGGAAGAGGAAGGAACTGGAGCTGCAGATTCTGATGGAGTCTATTCGGGGCTGGGAAGGGGAGGCCATTAAGACCCTGGGCTCTGTCCTCTACATGTCTCAAGTCCTCATCCAGAACCACGGCGCTGAG GAGAAGAATGAGCGATACCTTTTGCTGTTTCCTCATGTACTTCTCATGTTGTCTGCTAGTCCTCGAATGAGTGGTTTCATCTACCAG GGGAAGTTGCCTCTGACTGGAATGACTGTAAATAAAATAGAGGACAGTGACACCGCAAAAAATGTTTTCGAAATATCTG GAAATATGATCGAGCGGATCCAGGTGATCTGTAATAACCAGCAAGATCTTCAGGATTGGGTGGATCATCTACATCGGCAAACCAAACGCACTTCAACCTGCAACTTGAAACCACAGAGTGTTCCCTGCCATACG CTGCCGTCTCACCCTCTCACCCCGTCCAGACACTCAGAGAGTCGAGGGGTGAGCGGCTCTCCAGTCTACCACACTCTTCCTCCCCTCTCTTCACTTGGAACCCCTCTCAGCGGTATGATGTGGGGACCCCTCGAACCTCCCAAAACCCAGAAGCCCTGGAGTCTCAGCTGTCTCCGACCTGCGCCGCCCCTAAAACCCTCAGCTGCCTTGTGTTACAAAGAGGTACCTTTGAACTGTGT TCCCAAAAGCAGGAAGCTTCTGCCCAAACGTAAACCTGAGAGGAAGCCATCTGATGAGGAATTTCCTGTGAGAAAAA GTACTGTAGCTCTGGAGGAGGATGCTCAGATCCTGAAAGTGATCGAAGCATACTGCACAAGCGCTAAAACACGGCAAACACTAAACTCAA GCTCAAGGAAGGATTCAGGGCCACATATGCTTTTTCCTGAAGAGGAGAAAATTATTGTGGAAGAGACAAAGAGCAATGGCCAAACTGTAATCGAAGAAAG GAGTTTGGTGGATACAGTTTATGCCTTAAGGGATGAGGTTCAAGAACTTAAGCAG GACAACAAGAGAATGAAGCGCACTCTTGAGGAAGAACAAAAGGCACGGAAAGAACTGGAGAAGATTGTCAGGAAAGTGTTAAAGAGTATGAACGACCCATCCTGGGATGAGACTAATTTGTGA
- the LOC132143911 gene encoding rho guanine nucleotide exchange factor 7-like isoform X2 gives MSRDIYQDPRKDECLCNIREFVKGCALLYHIEVFEANDLLQGQNFSKVLNCLVALNKATSESGGESNSVCSRHSSSLRIKSFDSINCSSTHRRSSRLKYNQYRSLDMSENSAPQVLVKARFNFQQTNEDELSFNKGDIIQVTRQEEGGWWEGSVNGKSGWFPSNYVKEIKGSDKPVSPKSGTLKSPPKGFETTNYCKTYYNVVVQNIVQTETEYCKELQTLLSTYLRALQPTDRLSVSDISHIMGNLEEISSFQQTLVHSLEESVKVPESQQRIGGFFLSLVPQMRSLYVTYCSNHPSAVTVLTQHSEELGEFMESKGANSPGILTLTTGLSKPFLRLEKYPTLLKEMERHMEVLHPDYPDIQKSMTVFKSLAAQCQEVRKRKELELQILMESIRGWEGEAIKTLGSVLYMSQVLIQNHGAEEKNERYLLLFPHVLLMLSASPRMSGFIYQGKLPLTGMTVNKIEDSDTAKNVFEISGNMIERIQVICNNQQDLQDWVDHLHRQTKRTSTCNLKPQSVPCHTLPSHPLTPSRHSESRGVSGSPVYHTLPPLSSLGTPLSGMMWGPLEPPKTQKPWSLSCLRPAPPLKPSAALCYKEVPLNCVPKSRKLLPKRKPERKPSDEEFPVRKSTVALEEDAQILKVIEAYCTSAKTRQTLNSTWQGTDLMHNHVLADVDQSCVDAVGCRSSGFPSFDQSEDSDYDSIWITHNNRMGSLSRSRKDSGPHMLFPEEEKIIVEETKSNGQTVIEERSLVDTVYALRDEVQELKQDNKRMKRTLEEEQKARKELEKIVRKVLKSMNDPSWDETNL, from the exons ATGAGCCGTGAT ATCTACCAGGACCCGCGGAAAGACGAGTGTCTGTGTAATATCAGAGAGTTTGTGAAAGGCTGTGCGTTATTATATCACATAGAG GTATTTGAGGCCAATGATTTGCTTCAGGGACAGAACTTCTCAAAGGTCTTGAATTGTTTGGTTGCACTTAACAAAGCAACATCAG AATCCGGTGGTGAGAGTAATTCTGTGTGTTCTCGTCACTCGTCTTCTCTGCGGATCAAGTCCTTTGACTCGATCAACTGTTCGTCCACTCACAGGAGATCATCCAGACTCAAGTACAACCAGTACCGCAGTCTG GACATGTCTGAAAACAGCGCCCCTCAGGTGCTGGTGAAAGCACGCTTTAACTTCCAGCAGACCAATGAAGATGAGCTGTCCTTCAATAAGGGTGACATCATCCAGGTGACACGGCAGGAAGAGGGCGGCTGGTGGGAGGGGTCTGTCAATGGCAAATCCGGCTGGTTTCCTAGCAACTATGTCAAAGAGATCAAAGGCTCTG ACAAACCTGTGTCACCTAAGTCTGGTACGCTGAAGAGTCCACCCAAAGGCTTTGAGACCACTAACTACTGCAAGACGTACTATAATGTG GTGGTTCAGAATATTGTACAAACCGAGACAGAATACTGCAAAGAGCTGCAGACTCTCCTCTCAACGTATCTGAGAGCATTACAGCCCACTGACAG GCTCAGTGTGTCAGATATCAGTCACATCATGGGGAATCTAGAGGAGATCAGCTCATTTCAGCAGACACTGGTGCATTCACTGGAGGAAAGCGTCAA AGTTCCAGAGAGTCAGCAGAGAATAGGTGGCTTCTTCCTGTCCCTCGTTCCTCAGATGAGGAGCCTGTATGTGACCTACTGCTCCAATCATCCATCTGCGGTTACCGTTCTCACTCAACACAG TGAGGAATTAGGAGAGTTTATGGAAAGTAAAGGTGCAAACAGCCCAGGGATCCTCACACTCACCACGGGCCTGAGCAAACCCTTCCTGAGACTGGAGAAATACCCCACACTACTGAAAGAGATGGAGCGCCACATGGAG GTGCTTCATCCAGATTATCCAGACATTCAGAAGAGCATGACAGTATTTAAAAGTCTCGCA GCCCAGTGTCAGGAAGTGAGGAAGAGGAAGGAACTGGAGCTGCAGATTCTGATGGAGTCTATTCGGGGCTGGGAAGGGGAGGCCATTAAGACCCTGGGCTCTGTCCTCTACATGTCTCAAGTCCTCATCCAGAACCACGGCGCTGAG GAGAAGAATGAGCGATACCTTTTGCTGTTTCCTCATGTACTTCTCATGTTGTCTGCTAGTCCTCGAATGAGTGGTTTCATCTACCAG GGGAAGTTGCCTCTGACTGGAATGACTGTAAATAAAATAGAGGACAGTGACACCGCAAAAAATGTTTTCGAAATATCTG GAAATATGATCGAGCGGATCCAGGTGATCTGTAATAACCAGCAAGATCTTCAGGATTGGGTGGATCATCTACATCGGCAAACCAAACGCACTTCAACCTGCAACTTGAAACCACAGAGTGTTCCCTGCCATACG CTGCCGTCTCACCCTCTCACCCCGTCCAGACACTCAGAGAGTCGAGGGGTGAGCGGCTCTCCAGTCTACCACACTCTTCCTCCCCTCTCTTCACTTGGAACCCCTCTCAGCGGTATGATGTGGGGACCCCTCGAACCTCCCAAAACCCAGAAGCCCTGGAGTCTCAGCTGTCTCCGACCTGCGCCGCCCCTAAAACCCTCAGCTGCCTTGTGTTACAAAGAGGTACCTTTGAACTGTGT TCCCAAAAGCAGGAAGCTTCTGCCCAAACGTAAACCTGAGAGGAAGCCATCTGATGAGGAATTTCCTGTGAGAAAAA GTACTGTAGCTCTGGAGGAGGATGCTCAGATCCTGAAAGTGATCGAAGCATACTGCACAAGCGCTAAAACACGGCAAACACTAAACTCAA CATGGCAGGGCACTGATTTGATGCATAATCATGTGCTGGCTGATGTTGACCAATCGTGTGTGGATGCTGTGGGTTGCCGTAGCAGCGGATTTCCTTCCTTTGATCAATCTGAAGACTCGGACTATGACAGTATATGGATAACTCACAATAACAGAATGGGTTCTTTGTCCC GCTCAAGGAAGGATTCAGGGCCACATATGCTTTTTCCTGAAGAGGAGAAAATTATTGTGGAAGAGACAAAGAGCAATGGCCAAACTGTAATCGAAGAAAG GAGTTTGGTGGATACAGTTTATGCCTTAAGGGATGAGGTTCAAGAACTTAAGCAG GACAACAAGAGAATGAAGCGCACTCTTGAGGAAGAACAAAAGGCACGGAAAGAACTGGAGAAGATTGTCAGGAAAGTGTTAAAGAGTATGAACGACCCATCCTGGGATGAGACTAATTTGTGA
- the LOC132143911 gene encoding rho guanine nucleotide exchange factor 7-like isoform X4, translated as MSENSAPQVLVKARFNFQQTNEDELSFNKGDIIQVTRQEEGGWWEGSVNGKSGWFPSNYVKEIKGSDKPVSPKSGTLKSPPKGFETTNYCKTYYNVVVQNIVQTETEYCKELQTLLSTYLRALQPTDRLSVSDISHIMGNLEEISSFQQTLVHSLEESVKVPESQQRIGGFFLSLVPQMRSLYVTYCSNHPSAVTVLTQHSEELGEFMESKGANSPGILTLTTGLSKPFLRLEKYPTLLKEMERHMEVLHPDYPDIQKSMTVFKSLAAQCQEVRKRKELELQILMESIRGWEGEAIKTLGSVLYMSQVLIQNHGAEEKNERYLLLFPHVLLMLSASPRMSGFIYQGKLPLTGMTVNKIEDSDTAKNVFEISGNMIERIQVICNNQQDLQDWVDHLHRQTKRTSTCNLKPQSVPCHTLPSHPLTPSRHSESRGVSGSPVYHTLPPLSSLGTPLSGMMWGPLEPPKTQKPWSLSCLRPAPPLKPSAALCYKEVPLNCVPKSRKLLPKRKPERKPSDEEFPVRKSTVALEEDAQILKVIEAYCTSAKTRQTLNSTWQGTDLMHNHVLADVDQSCVDAVGCRSSGFPSFDQSEDSDYDSIWITHNNRMGSLSRSRKDSGPHMLFPEEEKIIVEETKSNGQTVIEERSLVDTVYALRDEVQELKQDNKRMKRTLEEEQKARKELEKIVRKVLKSMNDPSWDETNL; from the exons ATGTCTGAAAACAGCGCCCCTCAGGTGCTGGTGAAAGCACGCTTTAACTTCCAGCAGACCAATGAAGATGAGCTGTCCTTCAATAAGGGTGACATCATCCAGGTGACACGGCAGGAAGAGGGCGGCTGGTGGGAGGGGTCTGTCAATGGCAAATCCGGCTGGTTTCCTAGCAACTATGTCAAAGAGATCAAAGGCTCTG ACAAACCTGTGTCACCTAAGTCTGGTACGCTGAAGAGTCCACCCAAAGGCTTTGAGACCACTAACTACTGCAAGACGTACTATAATGTG GTGGTTCAGAATATTGTACAAACCGAGACAGAATACTGCAAAGAGCTGCAGACTCTCCTCTCAACGTATCTGAGAGCATTACAGCCCACTGACAG GCTCAGTGTGTCAGATATCAGTCACATCATGGGGAATCTAGAGGAGATCAGCTCATTTCAGCAGACACTGGTGCATTCACTGGAGGAAAGCGTCAA AGTTCCAGAGAGTCAGCAGAGAATAGGTGGCTTCTTCCTGTCCCTCGTTCCTCAGATGAGGAGCCTGTATGTGACCTACTGCTCCAATCATCCATCTGCGGTTACCGTTCTCACTCAACACAG TGAGGAATTAGGAGAGTTTATGGAAAGTAAAGGTGCAAACAGCCCAGGGATCCTCACACTCACCACGGGCCTGAGCAAACCCTTCCTGAGACTGGAGAAATACCCCACACTACTGAAAGAGATGGAGCGCCACATGGAG GTGCTTCATCCAGATTATCCAGACATTCAGAAGAGCATGACAGTATTTAAAAGTCTCGCA GCCCAGTGTCAGGAAGTGAGGAAGAGGAAGGAACTGGAGCTGCAGATTCTGATGGAGTCTATTCGGGGCTGGGAAGGGGAGGCCATTAAGACCCTGGGCTCTGTCCTCTACATGTCTCAAGTCCTCATCCAGAACCACGGCGCTGAG GAGAAGAATGAGCGATACCTTTTGCTGTTTCCTCATGTACTTCTCATGTTGTCTGCTAGTCCTCGAATGAGTGGTTTCATCTACCAG GGGAAGTTGCCTCTGACTGGAATGACTGTAAATAAAATAGAGGACAGTGACACCGCAAAAAATGTTTTCGAAATATCTG GAAATATGATCGAGCGGATCCAGGTGATCTGTAATAACCAGCAAGATCTTCAGGATTGGGTGGATCATCTACATCGGCAAACCAAACGCACTTCAACCTGCAACTTGAAACCACAGAGTGTTCCCTGCCATACG CTGCCGTCTCACCCTCTCACCCCGTCCAGACACTCAGAGAGTCGAGGGGTGAGCGGCTCTCCAGTCTACCACACTCTTCCTCCCCTCTCTTCACTTGGAACCCCTCTCAGCGGTATGATGTGGGGACCCCTCGAACCTCCCAAAACCCAGAAGCCCTGGAGTCTCAGCTGTCTCCGACCTGCGCCGCCCCTAAAACCCTCAGCTGCCTTGTGTTACAAAGAGGTACCTTTGAACTGTGT TCCCAAAAGCAGGAAGCTTCTGCCCAAACGTAAACCTGAGAGGAAGCCATCTGATGAGGAATTTCCTGTGAGAAAAA GTACTGTAGCTCTGGAGGAGGATGCTCAGATCCTGAAAGTGATCGAAGCATACTGCACAAGCGCTAAAACACGGCAAACACTAAACTCAA CATGGCAGGGCACTGATTTGATGCATAATCATGTGCTGGCTGATGTTGACCAATCGTGTGTGGATGCTGTGGGTTGCCGTAGCAGCGGATTTCCTTCCTTTGATCAATCTGAAGACTCGGACTATGACAGTATATGGATAACTCACAATAACAGAATGGGTTCTTTGTCCC GCTCAAGGAAGGATTCAGGGCCACATATGCTTTTTCCTGAAGAGGAGAAAATTATTGTGGAAGAGACAAAGAGCAATGGCCAAACTGTAATCGAAGAAAG GAGTTTGGTGGATACAGTTTATGCCTTAAGGGATGAGGTTCAAGAACTTAAGCAG GACAACAAGAGAATGAAGCGCACTCTTGAGGAAGAACAAAAGGCACGGAAAGAACTGGAGAAGATTGTCAGGAAAGTGTTAAAGAGTATGAACGACCCATCCTGGGATGAGACTAATTTGTGA